One genomic window of Haliotis asinina isolate JCU_RB_2024 chromosome 4, JCU_Hal_asi_v2, whole genome shotgun sequence includes the following:
- the LOC137281249 gene encoding cysteinyl leukotriene receptor 1-like — MITFRLQPLSGPMAMNISELTYEDFPEYQAGVFMWKAISPLLILVGTIGSLLSVIVLCRKRMRSSTTMFYLAVLAVTDVFVLYTGLLRYWINYTFGEDLRLHSDFSCKFHTFLVYVSLDFGAWILVALTVDRCLFVCAPFKARKYCNLRRARITAAAMLAFLMVINIHFGWSYGLSPRTIFGDGVDCDAANDDMKQFVTVTWPWIDLFIVCFIPFSIMIICNGIIIRKLAISADKIRRHTVSESERYQQELKSTSQKEPHIRTPPDQSKRPKISVISTQSNNSNTKVKTAGQKTSHLTLMLLSVNCLFLLLTSPIVVYLIGFGTWRETTDAQTEAQLHLWWCVVNLLQYTNNAAHFFLYCLTGPRFRRELLLMLAPRNKVNAEPSVTLDPYH, encoded by the coding sequence ATGATTACATTCCGTCTTCAACCCCTGAGTGGCCCCATGGCTATGAACATCTCTGAGCTGACATACGAGGACTTTCCTGAATACCAGGCAGGTGTCTTCATGTGGAAGGCCATATCTCCGCTCCTCATCCTGGTTGGTACCATCGGAAGCTTGCTGTCTGtcattgttttatgccgcaaacGGATGCGATCTTCGACAACGATGTTTTACTTGGCCGTATTGGCCGTCACTGACGTCTTCGTGTTGTACACTGGGTTACTGCGTTACTGGATAAATTACACATTTGGTGAAGATCTTCGCTTACATTCGGACTTTTCTTGCAAGTTCCATACTTTTCTTGTATATGTGTCCCTAGACTTCGGAGCTTGGATACTGGTTGCGCTCACGGTTGATAGGTGTCTGTTCGTATGCGCACCTTTCAAAGCACGGAAGTACTGTAATCTGCGGAGGGCGAGAATAACCGCCGCTGCCATGTTGGCTTTCTTGATGGTGATAAACATTCACTTTGGCTGGTCCTATGGCCTCAGTCCTCGTACGATATTCGGGGATGGGGTAGATTGTGATGCCGCCAACGACGACATGAAACAATTTGTAACTGTTACCTGGCCCTGGATCGACCTGTTCATCGTGTGTTTTATTCCGTTTTCTATCATGATCATCTGCAATGGGATTATTATTAGAAAACTTGCCATCTCTGCCGATAAGATCCGTCGCCACACCGTTTCCGAGAGTGAGAGGTACCAACAAGAACTGAAATCGACCAGTCAGAAGGaaccacacatacgtactccgcCTGACCAATCAAAACGTCCGAAGATAAGCGTAATAAGCACGCAGTCgaacaacagcaacacaaaagtTAAGACAGCCGGTCAGAAAACGTCGCACCTCACCTTGATGCTGTTATCGGTCAACTGTCTGTTCTTGCTGCTGACGTCACCAATTGTTGTGTACTTGATCGGGTTCGGGACATGGCGCGAGACGACTGACGCCCAAACCGAGGCTCAACTACATctatggtggtgtgtggtgaaTCTGTTGCAGTACACGAACAATGCCGCCCACTTCTTTCTCTACTGTCTCACTGGACCGCGATTCAGGAGGGAGTTACTCTTGATGCTGGCTCCAAGAAACAAAGTGAACGCTGAACCAAGCGTCACGCTTGATCCGTACCACTGA